Proteins encoded by one window of Chanos chanos chromosome 7, fChaCha1.1, whole genome shotgun sequence:
- the LOC115815948 gene encoding tetraspanin-16-like yields the protein MTPFTHLYGLLRRLLMFLSVVVLAGGSAVLCLGLWLKYGAVAFIEVMGSSSSRLVGVSYICMGVGGALCLLGVIGYCGAWKESRLLLMLYFIIISMMVVGQIIGIIFVLIYKAPVIMLLKQAGKESLTAAYVGPGASDPISTAWNTIFTTYKCCGFENSTEDFESSLFSANTGLLYPRTCCVDMTSSDCDGLNTTQSLLHSESCMEKLVGMFEEKSVRFGYIAATVGIVELASMFVSVMLFIRLTAFLFV from the exons ATGACCCCATTCACTCACCTATATGGCTTATTGAGACGCCTGCTGATGTTTCTTAGCGTAGTCGTACTG GCGGGTGGTTCTGCCGTTCTTTGTCTTGGTCTATGGTTAAAATATGGCGCAGTCGCTTTTATAGAGGTCATGGGCTCATCCTCCTCGCGGCTAGTGGGCGTGAGCTATATTTGCATGGGAGTGGGCGGAGCTCTGTGTCTCCTCGGCGTGATTGGCTACTGCGGCGCATGGAAGGAAAGCCGATTGTTGCTTATGCTG TATTTCATCATAATCTCAATGATGGTCGTTGGACAGATCATTGGAATCATTTTTGTGCTGATCTATAAAGCGCCA GTGATCATGCTGCTCAAACAGGCCGGGAAGGAATCTTTAACAGCGGCATACGTGGGTCCCGGTGCCAGTGATCCCATCTCTACTGCCTGGAACACCATCTTTACAACT TACAAATGCTGTGGATTTGAGAACTCCACTGAAGACTTCGAGAGTTCTCTGTTCAGTGCCAACACAGGACTACTCTACCCGAGGACCTGCTGCGTGGATATGACCTCATCAGACTGCGACGGACTCAACACCACTCAGAGCCTGCTGCATTCTGAG AGCTGTATGGAGAAACTGGTTGGTATGTTTGAGGAAAAGAGTGTGCGTTTTGGTTACATAGCGGCTACAGTGGGCATCGTGGAG TTGGC